The Halomicronema hongdechloris C2206 genome includes a window with the following:
- a CDS encoding DUF3288 family protein yields the protein MSANGVERGEQQHPQYRVDRQTVNQLIAGDPSNTNLIELARLLIRYKGFPGAQDIQQDLQATLQRWDLTEDSLYEQTRSLHQQGLGYRHGGREGEDWS from the coding sequence GTGTCTGCGAACGGAGTAGAACGGGGAGAGCAGCAGCATCCCCAGTATCGGGTCGATCGCCAAACCGTCAATCAACTCATCGCGGGGGACCCGAGCAATACTAATCTGATCGAACTAGCCCGGCTATTGATTCGCTACAAAGGCTTTCCGGGGGCCCAAGACATCCAGCAAGATTTACAAGCCACGCTACAGCGGTGGGACTTGACGGAAGACAGTCTCTACGAGCAGACCCGCTCTCTGCATCAACAGGGGTTGGGCTATCGCCATGGGGGCCGAGAAGGGGAAGATTGGAGCTGA
- a CDS encoding amino acid ABC transporter permease: MTATSPSLSPATIRHSPVAWLRKNLFNSWFNSMLTLVLGGILLWVAYSLVNWAFTMAQWQVLSANLPLYFVGRYPSDQYWRLWTALALITLASGLSWGLFSRHLSVLFSRGVLMGLGGITVLIVLVPMPGPYRARMIGLILLCTLAAWAGRLWAQRVTSLGRWLSLAWLLSFFVTLWLMAGGLGLPAVSTNNWGGLLLTLCISVVSIALSFPFGVLLALGRQSSLPIIRWLSIIYIELIRGVPLISILFMGQVMIPLFLPEGMRPDRVLRAIVGMTLFTAAYLAENVRGGLQAVPRGQIEAARSMGLNAPLTLGLIVLPQALKIAIPAIVGQFISLFQDTTLVSIVGLLELLGISRSILANPEFLGRYGEVYLFIAAIYWCFCYAMSLGSRKIEEALNTDT, translated from the coding sequence ATGACCGCAACTTCCCCCTCCCTAAGCCCCGCTACTATCCGCCATTCCCCTGTTGCCTGGCTGCGGAAGAATCTCTTCAACAGCTGGTTTAACAGCATGCTTACCCTAGTCCTCGGGGGGATACTGCTATGGGTCGCCTATAGCCTAGTGAATTGGGCGTTTACCATGGCCCAGTGGCAGGTGCTCTCCGCTAACCTACCGCTCTATTTTGTGGGGCGCTACCCATCCGACCAGTACTGGCGGCTGTGGACAGCATTGGCCCTGATTACCCTGGCCTCGGGGTTGAGTTGGGGACTGTTTTCTCGCCATCTTTCTGTCCTCTTTTCCCGGGGAGTATTGATGGGCTTAGGGGGGATCACAGTGCTGATCGTGCTGGTGCCGATGCCAGGGCCCTATCGCGCGAGAATGATAGGCCTGATTCTCCTCTGCACCTTAGCAGCCTGGGCAGGGCGCCTCTGGGCTCAACGGGTTACCTCCTTAGGGCGATGGCTCTCCCTGGCCTGGTTGCTCTCGTTCTTTGTCACCCTATGGCTGATGGCAGGCGGCCTAGGGCTACCCGCAGTGTCTACCAATAACTGGGGCGGATTGTTGCTGACGTTATGTATATCGGTGGTTAGCATCGCCCTGTCCTTTCCCTTCGGGGTGTTACTGGCCCTAGGGCGGCAGAGCTCGTTGCCGATCATTCGCTGGCTTTCGATAATCTATATTGAGCTGATTCGTGGCGTGCCGCTGATTTCCATTTTGTTTATGGGGCAAGTCATGATTCCCCTGTTTCTACCAGAAGGGATGCGACCCGATCGAGTCCTGCGGGCCATTGTCGGGATGACCCTGTTTACGGCGGCCTATCTGGCAGAAAATGTGCGAGGAGGGCTACAGGCAGTTCCCCGCGGCCAGATCGAAGCAGCCCGCTCTATGGGCCTGAACGCTCCCCTGACCCTTGGCCTCATCGTACTCCCCCAGGCTCTCAAGATTGCCATTCCAGCCATCGTGGGACAATTCATCAGTCTGTTTCAGGACACCACCCTGGTTTCCATCGTTGGCCTCTTAGAACTGTTAGGAATCAGTCGCTCCATCCTGGCCAACCCCGAGTTCCTCGGTCGCTATGGAGAAGTGTATCTATTTATCGCCGCCATTTACTGGTGCTTCTGCTATGCCATGTCACTGGGGAGTCGCAAGATTGAAGAGGCGCTTAACACCGATACCTAG
- a CDS encoding L-threonylcarbamoyladenylate synthase → MTGTAAERLIWQRVADRYWPGPLTLVLPASDRMPAAMNPTRSGTLGIRVPDHPLARYLLARTGPLATTSANTSGSAPLTRMAAIAAQFPEALLLSTEAQSSLATNDLGMAANGDGDGAASGQASTVVQWSQGEWVTLRSGVVSLPPDAGQEDAAETSRP, encoded by the coding sequence GTGACGGGTACCGCAGCAGAGCGCCTGATCTGGCAGCGGGTAGCCGATCGCTACTGGCCCGGTCCCTTGACCCTGGTCTTGCCCGCCAGCGACCGCATGCCGGCGGCCATGAATCCCACCCGGTCTGGCACCTTGGGCATCCGCGTCCCCGACCATCCCCTGGCCCGCTACCTGTTGGCCCGCACCGGTCCCCTGGCCACCACCAGTGCCAACACCTCAGGCAGTGCGCCCCTCACCCGCATGGCCGCCATTGCGGCCCAATTTCCCGAGGCCTTGCTCTTATCCACTGAAGCCCAATCGTCCCTGGCGACAAATGACCTAGGCATGGCGGCCAATGGCGACGGAGATGGGGCCGCTTCCGGTCAGGCGTCTACAGTGGTGCAGTGGAGCCAAGGGGAATGGGTCACCCTGCGCTCCGGGGTCGTGTCTCTCCCTCCCGATGCTGGGCAAGAGGACGCCGCCGAAACGTCTCGTCCTTAA
- a CDS encoding sensor histidine kinase, which translates to MVDQDIQRYRLAYGRALEQAQFQGGFLARTSHELRSPINRVISLHQMILEDLCDSPEEEREFLQQAQTATQEVLALLDQLTAISKLQIGAIAAAIQPVCLQQLFSEVQQLTQLQVANRNCRFSLELPPTEVYGLSDPIWLRQALVMLIEICVANDSRQIALRLVSAPTAPSLILQLDHDCPDSKWQEPSELWQQWPQRGPAILSPGLRLGLALQVLQQVQARVCLDPPRQDTPGGARLQIHLANGQDQRWDCEEVDGVE; encoded by the coding sequence ATGGTTGATCAAGACATCCAGCGCTACCGCCTGGCCTATGGCCGGGCCCTAGAACAGGCTCAGTTTCAGGGAGGCTTTCTGGCCCGCACCTCCCACGAGTTGCGATCGCCCATCAATCGGGTGATTAGCCTACACCAGATGATCCTGGAGGACCTCTGCGACAGCCCCGAGGAAGAGCGGGAGTTTCTGCAGCAGGCCCAGACCGCTACCCAGGAAGTGTTGGCCTTGCTCGATCAACTCACTGCCATCTCTAAGTTACAGATCGGTGCGATCGCAGCGGCGATCCAACCCGTCTGTCTGCAGCAGCTATTCAGTGAGGTGCAACAGCTAACCCAGTTGCAGGTAGCTAATCGCAACTGTCGCTTCAGCCTGGAGCTGCCCCCAACAGAGGTCTATGGCCTCAGTGACCCGATCTGGTTACGGCAAGCCCTGGTGATGCTGATCGAGATTTGTGTGGCCAACGACAGCCGTCAAATTGCCCTGCGCTTGGTCTCAGCACCCACCGCTCCATCACTAATCCTGCAACTCGATCACGATTGCCCTGACAGCAAGTGGCAAGAGCCTAGCGAGCTATGGCAACAATGGCCACAGCGAGGGCCTGCCATCCTATCCCCTGGCCTGCGGCTGGGATTAGCCCTGCAAGTGTTGCAACAGGTGCAGGCCCGAGTCTGCCTAGACCCTCCCCGGCAAGATACTCCCGGCGGAGCGCGGCTCCAGATTCATCTAGCGAATGGCCAGGATCAACGTTGGGACTGCGAGGAAGTGGATGGAGTGGAGTGA
- a CDS encoding recombinase family protein encodes MRVVAYLCSNALLESVPAPTVWGDEVDEVYSDRGPWSPPIDRPNLRQLLQDAQVAPPDYVLVRRLEELGDSLETVADRLAQLEGHGVTVIATEQDYPPQNGADNGTETFSHAMTRHQSLWRLSASIQRQQQRQRLQQGHARNRLKALPPPGKAPYGYRRGKDRYALDRAAAPVVRDFFDHFLLFGSVRGAVRHMNAKYGKRIAVSTGHRWLTNPIYRGDLQYHDGGIIQNTHAPILSRQEAAQVDRLLLRNRRLPPRTASAPRSLAGLVVCQRCQSAMRIARVTTPRQQREYLYLRPAACAATPPCRALPYQAVLEKTITAICQELPQAVAALMQASPAAPEDAAVSGPSECSATDLATKQSALEQLPELVTKGILDQDTADLRAYRLHSEIAQLRQQQAQQSPVNLQELAQTVSIPQFWLDLSEAERRFFFREFIRQIQIVREEASWHIALDFIF; translated from the coding sequence ATGCGGGTTGTTGCCTATCTCTGCAGTAATGCGCTGTTGGAGTCTGTGCCAGCCCCTACTGTCTGGGGCGACGAGGTCGATGAGGTCTACAGCGATCGAGGGCCTTGGTCGCCCCCGATCGACCGCCCCAATCTGAGGCAGCTCTTGCAGGATGCTCAGGTTGCTCCGCCAGACTATGTACTAGTGCGTCGCTTGGAAGAACTCGGGGATTCCTTAGAGACTGTCGCCGATCGGTTGGCTCAATTAGAAGGGCATGGAGTCACCGTTATCGCCACAGAACAAGACTATCCGCCTCAAAATGGAGCCGATAACGGGACAGAGACATTCTCCCATGCCATGACTAGGCACCAGTCTCTGTGGCGGCTATCGGCCAGCATTCAACGGCAACAGCAACGGCAGCGTCTGCAGCAGGGACATGCCCGCAACCGGCTGAAGGCCTTGCCGCCGCCCGGCAAGGCGCCTTATGGGTATCGGCGAGGCAAGGATCGCTATGCCTTAGACCGGGCCGCAGCCCCAGTGGTGCGGGATTTCTTTGATCACTTCTTACTCTTCGGTTCGGTGCGAGGAGCAGTCCGGCACATGAATGCCAAGTATGGTAAGCGCATCGCCGTTTCAACCGGGCACCGCTGGCTGACCAATCCGATCTATCGGGGAGATTTGCAGTACCACGATGGCGGCATCATACAAAATACCCATGCCCCGATCCTGTCCCGCCAGGAAGCAGCCCAAGTCGACCGGCTGTTGTTGCGCAATCGTCGCCTGCCTCCTCGAACAGCCAGTGCTCCCCGTTCTTTAGCCGGCTTGGTGGTCTGCCAACGGTGCCAATCGGCCATGCGGATAGCCCGGGTGACAACACCCCGGCAGCAGCGTGAGTATCTGTATTTGCGCCCGGCGGCATGTGCAGCGACGCCCCCATGTCGAGCCTTGCCGTACCAAGCCGTATTAGAGAAAACCATTACAGCCATTTGCCAGGAGTTGCCCCAAGCGGTGGCTGCGTTGATGCAGGCTAGCCCAGCTGCCCCTGAAGATGCGGCAGTCAGCGGCCCGTCTGAGTGCAGCGCTACCGATTTGGCCACCAAGCAATCAGCCCTAGAGCAACTCCCAGAGCTGGTGACCAAGGGCATCCTAGACCAGGACACTGCCGATCTGCGAGCCTATCGACTACATAGCGAAATCGCTCAACTCCGACAACAGCAGGCTCAGCAATCCCCAGTCAATCTGCAAGAACTAGCCCAGACGGTTTCTATTCCCCAGTTTTGGCTCGATCTCTCGGAGGCCGAACGGCGCTTTTTCTTTCGTGAGTTTATCCGCCAGATTCAGATCGTACGGGAAGAGGCGAGTTGGCACATTGCCCTAGACTTTATTTTTTGA
- a CDS encoding amino acid ABC transporter permease, whose amino-acid sequence MTSRPETSVPLWRDDRFWKIVFQLVVAGIVIAILGLFIHNLRVNLERAGLEFTFSFLTNSAGFSIGETLIEYSPSDTYIRALLVGILNTLRVVLAGIVLTTILGVIAGVATFSDNWLLHKLSLLYVELVRNIPLLLQLIFWYFPVFLSLPPPQEQLQVMGLIYMSKTGIYLPWPTIGLPFWLSLGAVIALAIAAWTLLQRRTRAMVERAASGRPQAIALSLIGGIVVVLIALGFNWQIPQSPDPGQVQGGLRLSLEYSAILVGLVVYTGAFIAEIVRGGIQSVSKGQWEAARSLGLTPSRVMQLVVFPQAMRVIIPPLNSQYMNLAKNSSLALAIGYPDIFSVASTSLNQTGRPVEVFILLMAIYLLINLIISLGMNRLNQAVQFTEH is encoded by the coding sequence ATGACTAGCCGACCCGAAACCAGTGTGCCGCTCTGGCGGGATGACCGATTCTGGAAAATTGTGTTTCAGCTTGTGGTTGCGGGAATTGTGATCGCCATCTTGGGCCTGTTTATTCACAATTTGAGGGTGAATCTGGAGCGGGCTGGGCTGGAGTTTACCTTCAGCTTTCTGACCAATTCGGCGGGCTTTAGCATCGGCGAGACATTGATTGAGTATTCCCCCAGCGATACCTATATCCGGGCGTTGCTGGTCGGTATTTTGAATACCCTGCGGGTGGTTCTGGCTGGCATTGTGTTGACGACGATTCTGGGGGTGATCGCGGGGGTGGCGACGTTCTCGGATAACTGGTTGCTGCACAAACTCAGCTTGTTATATGTCGAGCTTGTGCGTAACATTCCCCTGTTGCTGCAGTTGATTTTTTGGTACTTTCCTGTATTCCTCAGCTTGCCTCCGCCCCAGGAACAATTGCAGGTAATGGGCCTGATCTATATGAGTAAGACGGGGATTTATCTCCCCTGGCCGACGATAGGCCTGCCGTTTTGGCTCTCTTTGGGGGCCGTCATTGCCCTTGCGATCGCAGCCTGGACCCTTCTACAACGGCGCACTAGAGCCATGGTTGAGCGGGCAGCCTCTGGACGGCCCCAAGCCATTGCCCTCAGCCTCATTGGGGGGATAGTCGTAGTGCTAATCGCCCTAGGCTTCAACTGGCAGATTCCCCAATCCCCTGACCCCGGACAGGTGCAGGGAGGCTTGCGACTGTCCTTAGAATACTCCGCCATCTTAGTCGGGCTAGTCGTCTATACCGGGGCCTTTATCGCTGAGATTGTCCGGGGTGGCATTCAGTCAGTGTCTAAAGGGCAGTGGGAAGCCGCTCGCTCCCTGGGATTAACCCCTAGCCGTGTGATGCAGCTGGTGGTCTTTCCCCAGGCCATGCGAGTGATTATTCCTCCCCTCAACAGTCAATACATGAACTTAGCCAAGAATTCTAGCTTGGCCCTTGCCATCGGCTATCCCGATATCTTCTCAGTGGCCAGTACTTCTCTCAATCAGACTGGCCGGCCTGTGGAGGTGTTTATCTTACTGATGGCCATCTATTTACTCATTAACCTAATCATTTCCCTGGGCATGAACCGTCTGAATCAGGCAGTTCAATTCACAGAACACTAA
- a CDS encoding amino acid ABC transporter substrate-binding protein, whose protein sequence is MRKWGLLAVAMTLTLTACASREPTGTATSGEAGEATTATAASRLDIVKERGTLICGVEGTIPGFSSVESDGSYSGLDVDVCRAVAAAVLGDPEAVEYRNLDSTERFTALRGGEVDMLSRNTTWTLSRDATGGNAMEFAPTTFYDAQGMMVRADSGITSLEDFEGLSICVETGTTTELNLTSRMTELGVNYTDVKYQDGNETAQAYLEGRCEGFTSDKSQLNARRTKFPDPSAHVILDVSMSKEPLGPVTMNNDSQWFDVVKWVTHGLIQAEEFGVTQANVAAMAETTENQDIKLLLGVEGDLGSQLGLENDFMMQAIMAVGNYGEIYERNIGDDIPRGLNRLWTDGGLMYSAPFR, encoded by the coding sequence ATGCGCAAATGGGGTCTTTTAGCGGTAGCGATGACGCTAACCCTAACCGCCTGTGCTAGCCGGGAGCCGACCGGCACAGCTACCTCGGGCGAAGCAGGTGAGGCCACTACGGCAACGGCAGCGAGCCGCTTAGATATCGTCAAGGAGAGAGGCACCCTCATCTGCGGCGTCGAGGGCACGATTCCTGGGTTCAGCTCAGTCGAATCTGACGGCAGCTATTCTGGCCTGGATGTCGATGTCTGCCGGGCAGTGGCGGCGGCGGTGCTGGGCGATCCAGAGGCAGTCGAGTATCGCAACCTGGATTCTACCGAGCGGTTTACGGCCCTACGGGGTGGGGAAGTAGATATGCTCTCCCGCAATACCACCTGGACCCTGAGCCGGGATGCCACCGGCGGCAATGCCATGGAGTTTGCGCCGACCACCTTCTATGATGCCCAGGGAATGATGGTCAGAGCCGACAGCGGCATCACCAGCCTGGAGGATTTTGAGGGGCTTTCCATTTGTGTGGAAACCGGCACCACGACGGAGCTGAATCTGACCTCCCGCATGACGGAACTGGGGGTTAACTATACTGATGTGAAATACCAGGATGGCAATGAAACGGCTCAGGCCTATCTAGAGGGGCGCTGTGAAGGCTTTACCTCTGATAAGTCTCAGCTCAACGCCCGCCGGACCAAGTTCCCCGATCCGAGTGCCCATGTCATCTTAGATGTGTCTATGTCTAAGGAGCCGTTGGGGCCTGTGACCATGAATAATGACTCCCAGTGGTTTGACGTGGTCAAGTGGGTGACCCATGGCCTGATTCAGGCCGAGGAATTTGGCGTTACCCAAGCCAATGTCGCAGCCATGGCAGAGACCACTGAAAACCAGGACATCAAGTTGTTGTTGGGGGTCGAAGGCGATCTAGGGTCCCAATTGGGCCTGGAGAATGACTTCATGATGCAGGCGATCATGGCCGTGGGTAACTACGGAGAAATCTACGAGCGCAATATCGGCGACGATATTCCTCGCGGGCTGAACCGGCTCTGGACCGATGGGGGGCTAATGTACTCGGCGCCATTCCGTTAA
- a CDS encoding nitric-oxide reductase large subunit yields the protein MANPSIGDVAAARSQFRQFSLPVWLVLICVVTFSVLLGAGVAIAKFAPPQPATVQSPQAEVIFTADDIENGQITYLGRGGQHIGSIWGHGSYLAPDWTADVLHRWGLATAGVLYANDPDFSQADLDALSSPERAVLKAQVSDQFKPNRYQADTDTLLLTNAQTQGLKQVFADYQDLLAHGSVTHSIPEGWFEREQDIHDVTAFFAWTAWAASANRPHAPFSYTANWPHDDLIGNQAPGQFLVWSIVSVIVLIFAIAAFLFLYLTQEDTDEVQTVPERPAIRWPTPSQKATSLFFGVAMALFGVQIAMGMVTAHYAVEGDGFYGIPLQQYLPYAASRTWHLQLAVFWIATCWLAAGLYFAPRFGKQEPKGQVWGNSTLLIALTVVVVGSLAGSWASVQGILSGNTSFFFGHQGYEYVELGRLWQLLLIGGMVFWLWLMFRALRPALKHEGSKTGLNHFFLYSAITIPLFYASGLMYTNHTPVSVAEYWRWWVVHLWVEGFFEVFATVAIAYLCSELGFLRKSSALRATYLTTILYLGSGVIGTLHHLYFAGTPSFIAATGAVASALEVVPLTLIGFEVVKTLRMSEQAENFYRWPLRFFLATCFWNLVGAGVFGFLINPPIVLYYSQGLNTTPIHAHSALFGVYGSLAIALMLFSLREIVPEPAWNEPLLRVCFWSLNGGLGMMMVLGLIPNGFYQLMQSVNHGTWYARSAEVIGSPWMQWTVWLRIPGDIVFTIGAIGMVLFTVRTVYSIFHQPTQRDEPEPIAVETR from the coding sequence ATGGCGAATCCATCCATTGGGGACGTGGCTGCCGCCCGCTCCCAATTTAGACAGTTCAGCTTGCCGGTGTGGCTGGTGCTGATCTGTGTGGTTACCTTCAGTGTGTTGTTGGGGGCGGGGGTAGCTATTGCCAAGTTCGCGCCGCCTCAACCGGCCACGGTGCAATCCCCCCAGGCAGAGGTGATCTTCACTGCCGATGATATCGAAAACGGTCAGATCACTTATCTGGGTCGCGGCGGCCAGCACATTGGCAGTATTTGGGGCCATGGCAGTTATCTAGCCCCAGACTGGACCGCAGATGTGCTGCATCGCTGGGGCCTAGCCACCGCTGGGGTCCTCTACGCCAACGACCCCGACTTTTCCCAGGCCGATCTAGATGCCCTCAGCTCCCCGGAGCGGGCGGTGCTGAAAGCTCAGGTGAGTGACCAGTTCAAGCCCAACCGCTACCAGGCCGATACCGATACCTTACTGCTCACCAACGCCCAAACCCAGGGGTTGAAACAGGTGTTTGCCGACTACCAGGATCTGCTGGCCCACGGCTCGGTGACCCACTCCATTCCCGAGGGCTGGTTCGAGCGTGAGCAGGATATTCACGATGTTACAGCCTTCTTTGCCTGGACCGCCTGGGCGGCCTCAGCGAATCGGCCCCATGCCCCCTTCTCCTACACCGCCAACTGGCCCCACGATGATCTGATTGGCAACCAGGCTCCTGGTCAATTTCTGGTATGGTCGATTGTGTCGGTGATCGTGCTGATATTTGCGATCGCAGCCTTCCTGTTTCTCTACCTGACCCAGGAAGACACCGACGAGGTGCAAACGGTACCAGAACGCCCGGCCATCCGCTGGCCTACCCCCAGCCAAAAGGCCACCAGCCTCTTCTTCGGTGTGGCCATGGCCCTATTTGGCGTACAAATTGCCATGGGCATGGTCACCGCCCACTATGCCGTCGAGGGCGACGGTTTCTATGGCATCCCCCTACAGCAATACCTTCCCTACGCCGCCTCCCGTACTTGGCATCTGCAGTTGGCAGTATTCTGGATTGCCACCTGCTGGCTAGCTGCTGGGCTGTACTTCGCCCCTCGCTTTGGTAAGCAAGAACCCAAGGGCCAAGTCTGGGGCAACAGCACATTGCTCATCGCTCTCACCGTCGTTGTTGTCGGCTCCCTTGCCGGTTCTTGGGCCAGTGTCCAGGGCATTCTCAGCGGCAATACTAGCTTTTTCTTCGGTCACCAAGGCTATGAGTACGTGGAACTGGGGCGCCTTTGGCAACTGCTGTTGATTGGCGGCATGGTGTTTTGGCTGTGGCTAATGTTCCGTGCCCTACGGCCAGCCCTAAAACACGAAGGCAGCAAAACCGGCCTCAACCACTTTTTCCTCTACAGTGCCATTACCATCCCCCTGTTCTATGCCTCCGGCTTGATGTACACCAACCACACCCCGGTAAGCGTGGCAGAATATTGGCGCTGGTGGGTAGTCCATCTGTGGGTAGAAGGCTTCTTTGAGGTGTTTGCCACCGTTGCTATTGCCTATCTGTGCAGTGAACTGGGCTTTTTGAGAAAGTCCTCGGCCCTGCGGGCCACCTATCTCACCACCATCCTGTATCTAGGTAGCGGCGTCATTGGCACCCTGCACCACCTGTACTTCGCCGGGACCCCCTCCTTCATCGCCGCCACTGGAGCCGTAGCCTCAGCTCTGGAAGTGGTGCCCCTCACCCTGATTGGCTTTGAAGTGGTAAAAACCCTGCGCATGTCAGAGCAGGCCGAGAATTTCTACCGCTGGCCCCTGCGCTTTTTTCTGGCCACCTGCTTCTGGAACTTGGTGGGGGCCGGTGTGTTTGGATTTTTGATTAACCCGCCGATCGTCCTTTACTACTCCCAGGGCCTCAATACCACCCCAATCCACGCCCACAGTGCCCTATTTGGGGTCTATGGCTCCCTGGCCATTGCCCTGATGCTATTTTCTCTGCGAGAAATTGTCCCCGAACCGGCCTGGAATGAACCCCTACTGCGGGTCTGTTTTTGGAGCCTCAACGGGGGGTTGGGAATGATGATGGTGCTGGGCTTGATTCCCAACGGCTTCTATCAGCTGATGCAATCGGTCAACCATGGCACCTGGTATGCCCGTAGTGCCGAGGTAATCGGTTCCCCTTGGATGCAGTGGACCGTGTGGCTACGCATCCCTGGAGACATCGTCTTTACCATTGGTGCCATAGGCATGGTGCTATTTACCGTACGGACCGTGTACTCCATTTTTCATCAGCCCACCCAGCGAGACGAGCCAGAGCCAATAGCCGTCGAAACCCGCTAG
- a CDS encoding glutathione S-transferase family protein encodes MASLPPGLIVRTGKFIWTTLWQQMMARLAPRDPQGNYIRPESEFRHSIGPGTDRAEPPTPGRYCLIVGMGCPWAHRTLVTRVLKGLEEAIPVILVQPAAAEGIWVFQQPFLGCRSLPELYQRAQPGYQGRSTVPVLWDSQSQTIVNNESADIIVILNRAFDSVAHHAQQDLYPEPLRPQIDQWNAKIYPAVNNGVYRCGFAQTQTAYDRACAELFATLDEIDAALAQHRYLCGDSVTLADVRLFTTLFRFDAVYYSLFKCNRRRIADYPHLGPYVRDLYQLPGVASTCDLEAIKADYYGNLFPLNPGGIIPAGPDMDGWLQPHGRERLSQSPASL; translated from the coding sequence ATGGCCTCCCTTCCTCCTGGACTCATCGTCCGCACCGGCAAATTCATCTGGACCACCCTCTGGCAGCAGATGATGGCCCGTCTGGCTCCCCGGGATCCCCAGGGAAACTATATTCGGCCCGAGAGTGAGTTTCGCCATAGTATTGGCCCCGGCACCGACCGAGCCGAGCCCCCGACCCCAGGTCGGTATTGCCTGATTGTGGGCATGGGCTGCCCCTGGGCCCATCGCACCTTGGTAACCCGAGTGCTGAAGGGCTTAGAAGAGGCTATCCCCGTGATCTTGGTGCAGCCCGCCGCCGCCGAAGGCATCTGGGTGTTTCAGCAGCCGTTCCTCGGCTGTCGCAGCCTGCCAGAGCTATACCAACGGGCCCAGCCTGGCTACCAAGGCCGCAGTACTGTCCCCGTCCTCTGGGACAGCCAGAGCCAGACCATCGTCAATAACGAGAGTGCCGACATCATTGTCATCCTCAACCGGGCCTTTGATTCGGTGGCCCATCATGCCCAGCAGGATCTCTATCCGGAGCCGTTGCGGCCCCAGATCGATCAGTGGAACGCCAAGATTTACCCGGCCGTCAATAACGGGGTCTATCGCTGCGGCTTCGCCCAAACCCAGACTGCCTATGATCGTGCCTGTGCCGAGTTGTTTGCCACCCTGGACGAGATCGATGCGGCCTTAGCCCAGCATCGCTATCTCTGTGGCGACTCGGTGACCCTGGCCGATGTGCGCCTCTTTACTACCCTGTTTCGCTTCGACGCGGTCTATTACAGCCTGTTCAAATGTAATCGCCGCCGCATTGCCGACTATCCTCACCTGGGTCCCTACGTCCGCGACCTCTATCAGCTGCCGGGGGTAGCGTCTACCTGTGATCTGGAGGCCATCAAGGCAGACTACTATGGCAATCTCTTTCCCCTGAATCCAGGGGGCATCATTCCGGCAGGACCAGACATGGACGGTTGGCTCCAGCCCCATGGTCGGGAACGGCTGAGCCAGTCCCCGGCATCCCTGTGA
- a CDS encoding zinc-dependent alcohol dehydrogenase family protein: MEAILMHQPGGPEVLRSHTIPTPTLQRDTELLVRLRAAGVNPVHTKIRQRGPYHANALPMILGCDGAGMVEAIGPGVRHYSVGDEVYFCHGGLGAAPGNYAEYTVIDERWVAPKPTCLSFEQAAAAPLVLIAAWEALYDRARLGMGQRVLIHGGAGGVGHVAIQLAKLREAHVCTTISTEDKANFVTALGVDHAIYYPRIDFVAGVMNWTGDQGVDVAFDTVGEPVLSRTFAAVKPYGDIVTLLSPTPDTDWKTARTRNLRVGYELMLTPALQGLTQAQQHQVRILQECTRWFDAGKLHIHVGQTFPLSQAAEAHRLVESGQVIGKVVLQMPAG; the protein is encoded by the coding sequence ATGGAAGCGATACTAATGCACCAGCCGGGAGGCCCGGAGGTGTTGCGATCGCACACAATTCCCACCCCCACCCTGCAGCGAGACACAGAATTATTGGTACGGCTACGGGCCGCCGGGGTCAACCCGGTCCACACGAAAATTCGCCAACGGGGGCCCTACCATGCCAATGCCCTGCCCATGATCCTTGGCTGTGATGGCGCCGGCATGGTGGAAGCCATTGGTCCCGGTGTGCGTCACTACAGCGTTGGCGATGAGGTCTACTTTTGCCACGGGGGGCTAGGGGCGGCCCCCGGCAACTATGCTGAATATACCGTCATTGATGAACGCTGGGTGGCCCCCAAACCCACATGCCTCAGCTTCGAGCAGGCAGCGGCGGCCCCCCTGGTACTGATCGCCGCCTGGGAAGCCCTCTATGACCGGGCTCGCCTGGGCATGGGGCAACGGGTTTTGATTCACGGCGGAGCCGGAGGCGTTGGCCATGTGGCGATTCAGCTGGCCAAACTACGGGAGGCCCATGTCTGTACCACCATTAGCACCGAAGACAAGGCCAACTTCGTCACTGCCCTAGGGGTCGATCACGCCATCTACTATCCCCGCATCGACTTCGTGGCCGGCGTCATGAACTGGACCGGCGACCAGGGGGTCGATGTGGCCTTCGATACCGTGGGAGAACCGGTCTTATCACGCACCTTTGCCGCCGTGAAACCCTATGGTGACATCGTCACTCTGCTATCGCCGACCCCAGACACCGACTGGAAGACGGCCCGCACCCGTAACCTGCGCGTAGGGTATGAACTCATGCTCACCCCGGCCCTGCAGGGGTTGACCCAAGCCCAACAGCACCAGGTGCGGATTTTGCAGGAATGCACCCGCTGGTTTGATGCCGGGAAATTGCACATTCACGTGGGGCAAACGTTCCCCCTGAGCCAGGCGGCTGAGGCCCATCGCCTAGTGGAGTCGGGCCAGGTGATCGGTAAGGTTGTATTGCAAATGCCTGCAGGATAG